One region of Synechococcus elongatus PCC 11801 genomic DNA includes:
- a CDS encoding HD domain-containing protein, translating into MASRRQRIYHDPLHGAIALQFEDPLEATLIRLIDTPPFQRLRRICQLGPASLTFHGAEASRFTHSLGVMQVARRAFAPIAANWPELAVHRPALLCAALLHDIGHTAFSHTGEEIFHCQHEPWTARLIAEDSPIRQALADYDPALPEQVLAVYRKQYQPLLISRLITSQLDCDRLDYLLRDSYFSRASYGRLDLDRILSALRFDPESGELAVAEKGLAAIEHYLVVRSFMYSQVYNHPKNIVAGWMLVRIFEQARQLWHNQPRSLFVDPLLQPWFERSVADLSLDEYLAVDDIVCLYHLQRWQDSTDPLLADLCRRYRDRDLLKALNLRDLPAEQQQTLLEHSQQLIRSQGQDPNGYTGLCQTQSRGYTLYQSGIRLATDQGLLEISQRSPLIRALLEPPSQAWLIYPRAIEAPLKQQWQAIQSV; encoded by the coding sequence GTGGCTAGCCGCCGCCAGCGCATCTACCACGACCCCCTACATGGGGCGATCGCCCTGCAATTTGAAGATCCGCTAGAAGCGACGTTGATCCGCTTGATCGACACGCCGCCCTTTCAGCGGCTGCGACGGATCTGCCAGTTGGGTCCCGCTAGTTTGACCTTCCATGGAGCTGAAGCCTCGCGGTTCACCCATTCCCTTGGGGTAATGCAGGTGGCGCGCCGCGCTTTTGCCCCGATCGCAGCCAATTGGCCGGAATTGGCGGTGCACCGTCCGGCGTTGCTCTGTGCCGCACTGCTGCACGACATCGGTCACACGGCCTTTAGCCATACCGGCGAGGAAATTTTTCACTGTCAGCATGAGCCTTGGACGGCGCGGCTGATCGCAGAGGATTCTCCAATTCGCCAAGCCTTAGCGGACTACGACCCAGCGCTGCCCGAACAAGTCCTCGCGGTTTACCGCAAGCAATACCAGCCCTTGCTGATCAGCCGGTTGATCACCAGTCAGCTCGATTGCGATCGCTTGGATTACCTGCTGCGCGATAGCTATTTCAGCAGGGCCAGTTATGGACGCCTCGATCTTGATCGCATCTTGTCAGCACTGCGCTTTGATCCCGAGAGCGGCGAGTTAGCCGTCGCAGAGAAAGGACTGGCGGCGATCGAGCATTACTTGGTGGTGCGATCGTTCATGTATAGCCAGGTCTATAACCATCCGAAAAACATCGTGGCTGGCTGGATGCTGGTTAGGATTTTCGAGCAGGCACGCCAGCTTTGGCACAACCAACCGCGATCGCTGTTTGTCGATCCACTCCTCCAACCTTGGTTTGAGCGATCGGTAGCAGATCTCAGTCTGGATGAGTATCTGGCAGTGGATGACATCGTCTGTCTCTACCATCTGCAGCGCTGGCAGGACAGTACGGATCCTCTCTTAGCGGATCTCTGTCGCCGCTACCGCGATCGCGATCTGCTCAAAGCCCTCAATCTCCGCGACCTCCCCGCTGAGCAGCAGCAGACCTTACTGGAGCACAGTCAGCAATTGATTCGTAGCCAAGGACAAGATCCGAATGGCTACACCGGACTTTGCCAAACCCAGAGTCGCGGCTACACGCTCTACCAGAGCGGGATTCGTCTCGCCACCGATCAGGGGCTGCTGGAAATCAGTCAACGATCGCCATTAATCCGCGCTCTGCTGGAACCGCCCAGTCAGGCTTGGTTGATCTACCCCCGGGCAATCGAAGCACCACTGAAGCAGCAGTGGCAGGCAATCCAATCTGTCTAA
- a CDS encoding tetratricopeptide repeat protein, whose translation MSIPNGDSNQSLEALLAAYDLRLRHEPRNCTLWNNRGIVLERLNRWTEALASYNCALEINPQRPEALNNRAIVLEHLGRLIEAVDSYEQALAGDRQQPEVWNNRGIVLRKLGRLEDAIASYQQAIALAEDYAQAWANCGFALWQQGCYREAVRHYEQSVAIDPDQSPAWRQLGQIYLSVDQPDQALRCLDQAIALQPQQATAWTWRGHALYNLGQYAAALTSYENAELLGDRPLLLQIQRGHALAQLERYEEALAIYAEILPQLSGEAAAELSYYQGLAWACLQNWTAALAAFDQAIAGNPDLADAWYNRAAIQARLDQPLAAIADLQQAIALDPDTYRSLAAEDPDYQTLREHPDWIQLQTA comes from the coding sequence ATGTCTATACCGAACGGTGACTCTAATCAATCGCTAGAGGCTTTACTAGCGGCTTACGACTTACGTCTGCGCCATGAGCCGCGCAATTGCACCCTCTGGAATAACCGCGGCATTGTCCTAGAACGACTAAATCGCTGGACGGAGGCCTTGGCTAGCTACAACTGTGCTTTGGAGATCAATCCCCAACGTCCAGAGGCACTCAATAATCGAGCAATTGTTTTGGAGCATTTGGGGCGGCTGATCGAAGCGGTGGACTCCTACGAGCAAGCCCTTGCTGGCGATCGCCAGCAGCCGGAGGTTTGGAACAATCGCGGCATTGTTCTGCGCAAGCTGGGACGGTTGGAGGATGCGATCGCCAGTTATCAGCAAGCGATCGCCTTGGCAGAAGACTATGCCCAGGCTTGGGCGAACTGTGGCTTTGCCCTCTGGCAGCAGGGATGCTATCGCGAGGCGGTACGGCACTACGAGCAATCTGTGGCGATCGACCCCGATCAGAGTCCTGCTTGGCGGCAGTTAGGGCAGATTTACCTGAGCGTTGATCAGCCGGATCAGGCGTTGCGCTGTTTAGATCAAGCGATTGCCCTGCAACCGCAGCAGGCTACGGCTTGGACGTGGCGGGGTCATGCCCTCTACAACTTGGGTCAGTACGCTGCTGCTCTGACCTCCTATGAAAATGCAGAGCTACTCGGCGATCGCCCTTTACTGCTGCAAATCCAACGGGGTCATGCGCTGGCGCAACTCGAACGCTACGAGGAGGCGCTGGCGATTTATGCCGAGATTCTGCCGCAACTATCGGGAGAAGCCGCAGCGGAATTGTCCTATTACCAAGGCTTAGCATGGGCTTGCCTCCAGAACTGGACGGCAGCGTTAGCGGCATTTGATCAGGCGATCGCGGGCAATCCTGACTTGGCGGATGCTTGGTATAACCGTGCGGCCATCCAAGCTCGGCTGGACCAGCCCCTCGCTGCGATCGCAGATCTGCAACAGGCGATCGCCCTTGATCCCGACACCTATCGTTCGCTGGCTGCTGAGGATCCGGATTACCAAACGCTACGCGAACATCCTGACTGGATCCAACTCCAAACGGCTTAG
- a CDS encoding phosphate-starvation-inducible PsiE family protein, producing MAPQPRRIARLGQFWSDSESFLKLVSNLEKFIAKVLSLAMIVVIIVSTIDLGIFLIKNLFIFDPFFLKTALFEVFGMFLSVLIALEILENITAYLRRNVIQVELVVATSLIAIARKLIILDVNKISTGELFGLGFAVLALAISYWIVRSAPPRNPHP from the coding sequence ATGGCGCCCCAACCCCGCCGCATTGCGAGGCTCGGACAATTTTGGAGTGACTCAGAAAGTTTTCTGAAACTCGTTAGCAATCTCGAAAAATTCATCGCCAAGGTCCTGTCGCTGGCAATGATTGTGGTGATCATTGTCTCGACAATTGACCTCGGTATTTTTCTCATTAAAAATCTATTTATTTTTGATCCATTTTTTCTCAAGACAGCCTTATTCGAAGTATTTGGGATGTTTCTAAGCGTCTTGATCGCTCTAGAAATCCTTGAAAATATTACGGCTTATCTTCGGCGTAACGTCATTCAAGTTGAACTTGTTGTTGCCACTTCATTAATCGCGATCGCGCGGAAACTTATCATTCTTGATGTCAACAAAATCTCTACAGGCGAGTTATTTGGACTGGGATTTGCAGTGCTCGCCCTAGCAATTAGCTACTGGATTGTGCGATCGGCTCCACCTCGCAATCCTCATCCCTAG
- a CDS encoding SIMPL domain-containing protein, translating into MTETRHWTDRLLHPHHFVVGLTILTLGLAWTGNTVVSNLRRGSDRLTVTGASTQRVTSDRVTWRITVNRQAATLAAAYEALQPDLDRTIRFLQANGVEAAEIQRGVINSFPIYQTLPNGSTTNEVAAYRASQVLTIESAEVARIQTLSQEIGQLLTEGVNLEIAPPAYTFSKLPEYRVELLAKATEDARKRAAAIAQQGGSNLAAIASAETGVFQITAPNSTDVGDGGSYDTSTIEKDMTAVISVSFRLN; encoded by the coding sequence ATGACTGAAACTCGCCATTGGACTGATCGACTATTGCATCCGCATCACTTCGTGGTCGGTCTTACCATCTTGACCTTAGGGTTAGCTTGGACTGGCAATACGGTTGTCAGTAATCTACGCCGAGGTAGCGATCGCCTCACAGTCACGGGTGCGAGTACGCAACGCGTCACCTCCGATCGCGTCACTTGGCGGATTACCGTCAACCGGCAGGCAGCGACTTTGGCTGCCGCCTACGAGGCCCTTCAGCCCGATTTGGATCGCACCATCCGTTTCTTGCAGGCTAATGGCGTCGAAGCAGCGGAAATTCAGCGTGGCGTAATCAACTCCTTCCCGATCTATCAAACCCTGCCCAACGGCAGCACCACCAACGAAGTTGCAGCGTATCGAGCCAGCCAAGTACTGACAATTGAGAGCGCTGAAGTTGCCCGCATTCAGACGCTGTCGCAGGAGATTGGACAGCTGCTCACCGAGGGGGTCAACTTGGAAATTGCACCGCCGGCCTATACCTTCAGCAAACTGCCAGAATATCGGGTCGAATTGCTGGCTAAAGCGACAGAAGATGCTAGAAAACGCGCCGCAGCGATCGCTCAGCAAGGCGGCAGTAACCTAGCAGCGATCGCCAGTGCTGAAACAGGTGTGTTTCAAATTACCGCTCCTAATTCAACCGATGTGGGTGATGGTGGTAGTTACGATACCAGCACAATTGAGAAGGATATGACTGCAGTAATTTCGGTCAGCTTCCGCTTGAATTAA